A genomic window from Synechococcus sp. WH 8016 includes:
- a CDS encoding DUF6447 family protein produces MTSSSVSQDQNPILTFEGKRYDLNKLPDELKELVRGMQVADAQLRMHEDTLKVLAVGRQSMAMQLNERLKEVSPLPESD; encoded by the coding sequence ATGACCAGCTCTTCCGTTTCCCAAGACCAGAACCCAATTCTGACCTTTGAAGGAAAACGCTACGACCTGAATAAGCTTCCAGATGAATTGAAAGAGCTCGTCCGAGGAATGCAGGTTGCTGACGCCCAATTACGCATGCATGAGGACACCCTCAAAGTGTTAGCGGTAGGGCGCCAGTCAATGGCGATGCAGCTCAACGAACGCCTAAAAGAGGTCAGCCCTCTTCCTGAGAGCGACTGA
- a CDS encoding ABC transporter ATP-binding protein, which produces MLKPSEAGFRRLIPLLRPHRRLLAIGTLCMLVFVSSQLVLMRLMGRLLPDVGSGDLQRILPVIGLVLLVFAIQKLAQFGQDSLLAGPALQVSQSLRRDLFQRLQKVQLGALEKMSSGDLTYRLTEDADRVSEVIYKTLHDSIPSALQLVAVLGYMLWLDWKLTLAILLLAPFVAWLISLFGARVMVATERSQKKVSELAGLLGEAIEGLPLVRAFAAEPWLERRFEDEIDQHRQARYNTYRLVALQHPVVGIIEVLGFATVLVLAAIRISSGDLAVPELISYLTGLVLLIDPIAHVTANYNEFQQGQSSLRRLREIEKEPSEPADPVPSLPLGRLRGDLNFHEVEFAYTPGQPVLQNFNLSIKAGQVVALVGPSGAGKTTLFSLLLRFNRVNKGQLLFDDKDLSQVSARDLRQQVALVPQRSSVFSGTIAEAIRFGRQATQEQLHQAAKLANAHDFIIRLPDGYNTRLQERGTNVSGGQLQRIAIARAVLGNPAVMLLDEATSALDAEAEAAVQLGLKQAMLGRTVIVIAHRLATVQEADLIVVLEHGRISQQGSHDALMSLGGRYRELCERQFIRVNE; this is translated from the coding sequence ATGCTGAAGCCATCAGAAGCGGGATTCCGCAGGTTGATTCCACTGCTGCGACCTCACAGGCGGCTCCTGGCGATCGGCACTCTTTGCATGCTGGTTTTTGTCAGCAGCCAGTTGGTGTTGATGCGACTGATGGGCCGACTCTTGCCCGATGTGGGCTCGGGTGATTTGCAAAGAATCCTGCCGGTCATTGGCCTGGTTTTGTTGGTCTTCGCGATCCAAAAGCTCGCACAATTTGGCCAAGACTCCCTGCTTGCAGGTCCTGCTCTGCAAGTCAGCCAGTCGCTGAGACGAGATCTGTTTCAAAGGCTTCAGAAGGTGCAGCTGGGTGCCTTGGAAAAAATGTCGTCAGGTGATCTCACCTATCGGCTCACCGAAGATGCCGATCGTGTGAGCGAGGTGATTTACAAAACCCTCCACGACAGCATCCCAAGTGCACTGCAGTTAGTGGCCGTTCTTGGCTACATGCTTTGGCTTGACTGGAAATTAACCCTCGCAATCCTGCTACTCGCACCCTTCGTTGCCTGGCTGATCAGCCTGTTTGGAGCGAGGGTGATGGTCGCCACAGAACGAAGCCAAAAAAAGGTGAGTGAGCTGGCAGGTCTGCTGGGAGAAGCCATCGAAGGGCTACCACTGGTACGCGCGTTTGCCGCAGAACCCTGGCTAGAGCGCCGTTTTGAAGATGAAATCGATCAGCACCGCCAAGCTCGGTACAACACCTATCGCCTGGTGGCGCTTCAACATCCCGTGGTCGGGATCATTGAGGTCCTGGGTTTCGCCACCGTCCTGGTCTTAGCCGCGATCAGGATCAGTAGCGGCGACCTTGCCGTCCCTGAGTTGATCAGTTATCTCACCGGCCTGGTCCTGCTGATCGATCCGATCGCCCATGTCACGGCGAATTACAACGAATTTCAGCAGGGACAATCCTCACTGCGCCGTCTGCGTGAAATCGAGAAGGAGCCTTCGGAACCCGCCGATCCCGTCCCGTCGCTTCCGCTTGGTCGCTTGCGAGGAGATTTGAACTTCCATGAAGTCGAATTCGCTTACACCCCAGGGCAGCCAGTTCTTCAAAACTTCAATCTCTCCATCAAGGCCGGACAAGTTGTGGCCCTCGTGGGACCGTCGGGGGCTGGTAAGACAACACTTTTTTCTCTGCTCCTTCGCTTTAATCGCGTCAACAAAGGACAGCTCCTTTTTGATGACAAAGATCTGAGCCAGGTCAGCGCGCGCGACCTGAGACAACAAGTCGCTCTTGTGCCGCAACGCAGCAGCGTCTTTTCAGGAACGATCGCGGAAGCGATTCGATTTGGTCGACAGGCCACGCAGGAACAGCTCCATCAAGCCGCAAAGCTCGCGAACGCCCACGATTTCATCATCCGTCTCCCAGACGGCTACAACACCCGTCTGCAGGAGCGCGGCACCAACGTTTCCGGCGGACAGCTCCAGCGCATTGCCATTGCCAGGGCTGTGCTGGGAAATCCCGCCGTGATGTTGTTGGATGAAGCCACCAGTGCCCTCGATGCAGAGGCGGAGGCCGCCGTTCAACTTGGACTCAAGCAAGCCATGCTGGGCCGAACTGTGATTGTGATCGCCCATCGTCTGGCCACCGTTCAAGAAGCCGACCTGATTGTTGTCTTAGAGCATGGTCGCATTAGCCAACAGGGCAGCCACGACGCTCTGATGAGCCTGGGCGGCAGATATCGAGAACTCTGCGAAAGGCAATTCATCCGCGTTAACGAATGA
- a CDS encoding RNA-binding S4 domain-containing protein — protein MAIGLTGAGMRLDQFLKWMGWVATGGEAKLRIQGGDVFVNGDLEQRRGRQLKAGDRVQMGVDSAEVSDSLQAGP, from the coding sequence ATGGCGATTGGACTGACTGGTGCAGGAATGAGACTTGATCAATTCCTTAAATGGATGGGCTGGGTGGCGACGGGTGGAGAAGCCAAGCTGCGGATTCAGGGGGGTGATGTGTTCGTCAATGGCGACCTTGAGCAGCGGCGTGGCCGTCAACTGAAAGCCGGCGATCGCGTCCAAATGGGTGTCGACTCTGCCGAAGTTTCGGATTCTCTTCAGGCAGGGCCGTAA
- the tpiA gene encoding triose-phosphate isomerase, translating into MRKPVIAGNWKMHMTCAQARAWMGTFLPLIAELPDDRHLVVAPPFTAISTLAELSQGTRLELSSQNVHWEGEGAYTAEISPSMLKEHNVEYAIVGHSEPRKYFSESDEQINHRARSAQTNGLIPIVCVGESDEQRSRGEAERVIRRQVEQGLEGLDPSQLVVAYEPIWAIGTGKTCEASEANRICGLIRSWVGSPDLIIQYGGSVKPGNIDQLMGMSDIDGVLVGGASLDPEGFGRIANYVKS; encoded by the coding sequence GTGCGCAAACCGGTGATTGCTGGCAACTGGAAAATGCACATGACCTGTGCGCAAGCCAGGGCCTGGATGGGCACGTTTCTCCCTCTCATTGCAGAGCTGCCCGATGACCGACATCTGGTGGTGGCTCCACCCTTCACGGCGATCAGCACGCTCGCTGAGCTGAGCCAAGGAACGCGCCTTGAACTATCCAGCCAGAACGTGCACTGGGAGGGAGAGGGCGCGTACACCGCTGAGATCTCTCCGAGCATGCTCAAGGAGCACAACGTTGAATACGCAATCGTTGGTCACAGCGAACCTCGCAAGTACTTCAGCGAGAGTGACGAACAGATCAACCACCGGGCTCGATCGGCTCAAACCAATGGCTTGATTCCGATTGTTTGCGTTGGTGAAAGCGACGAGCAGCGCAGCCGAGGAGAGGCTGAGCGGGTCATTCGTCGTCAGGTTGAACAGGGCTTAGAAGGACTGGACCCCAGCCAGCTGGTGGTGGCCTATGAGCCGATCTGGGCGATTGGTACGGGCAAAACCTGTGAAGCGAGTGAAGCCAATCGCATCTGCGGATTGATTCGTAGTTGGGTGGGCTCACCAGATTTGATCATTCAATACGGGGGCTCGGTGAAACCAGGCAACATCGACCAGTTGATGGGAATGAGTGATATCGATGGGGTGTTGGTTGGCGGTGCCTCTCTCGACCCTGAAGGCTTTGGGCGGATCGCGAACTACGTGAAAAGCTGA
- the folP gene encoding dihydropteroate synthase, with amino-acid sequence MRWPKDWGTRPAVMGVINLTPDSFSDGGQFNQLDRALAEAARQVASGADCLDLGAQSTRPNATEVGADEELKRLLPTLKAIRAAYPKVLISVDTFLAGVANQALEAGADWINDVSGGRRDSGMFPLIARAGCPFVLMHSRGTSQTMDRCTDYGEQGVVQTVLEELRAATTCALEAGVNRDQLLWDPGLGFAKTTAQNLTLLQQLETLVAEGIPLLLGPSRKRFIGAVLDEPRARARLWGTAAVCARAVEAGVAVLRVHDVGPIHQVVTMASAIRSDR; translated from the coding sequence ATGCGCTGGCCGAAGGATTGGGGCACGCGCCCTGCCGTGATGGGAGTGATCAACCTCACTCCCGATTCCTTTAGCGATGGTGGTCAGTTCAATCAGCTCGATCGGGCCTTGGCTGAGGCGGCGCGTCAGGTTGCCTCAGGGGCTGATTGTTTGGATTTAGGTGCGCAAAGCACCAGGCCGAATGCGACTGAAGTGGGAGCGGATGAGGAGCTCAAGCGCCTGTTGCCAACGCTGAAGGCCATTCGTGCCGCTTACCCCAAGGTGTTGATCTCCGTTGATACCTTTCTTGCCGGGGTCGCCAACCAGGCGCTGGAGGCTGGCGCTGATTGGATTAACGATGTGAGCGGTGGACGCCGTGATTCAGGGATGTTTCCGCTGATAGCTCGTGCGGGCTGCCCATTTGTGCTGATGCACAGTCGCGGCACGAGCCAAACGATGGATCGCTGCACGGATTATGGAGAACAGGGTGTTGTCCAAACGGTTTTGGAGGAATTACGAGCAGCAACAACGTGCGCTCTTGAGGCCGGTGTGAATCGTGACCAGTTGCTTTGGGATCCAGGCCTTGGTTTTGCGAAAACAACCGCACAAAATCTCACCCTGTTGCAGCAGCTCGAGACCCTTGTGGCTGAAGGGATTCCCCTGTTGCTGGGTCCCTCTCGAAAACGTTTTATCGGGGCTGTGCTCGATGAACCAAGAGCTCGTGCCCGTCTTTGGGGGACGGCTGCTGTCTGTGCCAGGGCGGTGGAGGCTGGCGTTGCCGTCCTACGTGTGCACGACGTAGGACCTATTCATCAAGTGGTGACCATGGCCTCAGCCATTCGTTCAGATCGCTAG
- a CDS encoding thiol-disulfide oxidoreductase DCC family protein: MMSEPSLTLLYDGACPLCLREVKFLKRRDLHGRLAFIDIDQDAYDPAQWKGISYREAMARIHAIRADGEILQDVAVFREAYRCVGLGWIYAPTQWPLIGSLIDRIYALWASQRLRMTGRASLNELCNCKQNAS, translated from the coding sequence ATGATGAGTGAACCGAGTCTCACTCTTTTGTATGACGGTGCTTGTCCGCTGTGTCTTCGAGAAGTCAAGTTTCTGAAACGCCGCGATTTGCATGGAAGGCTCGCTTTTATCGACATCGATCAAGACGCCTACGACCCTGCCCAATGGAAGGGAATTAGTTACCGAGAAGCGATGGCACGCATTCATGCCATCCGTGCTGATGGAGAGATTCTTCAGGATGTGGCTGTGTTCCGAGAGGCCTATCGCTGCGTTGGACTTGGTTGGATCTATGCCCCGACCCAATGGCCTCTGATTGGATCTTTGATCGATCGCATCTATGCACTTTGGGCTTCGCAGCGTTTGCGTATGACAGGACGAGCAAGCCTGAATGAACTATGCAATTGCAAGCAGAATGCTTCTTGA